The following are from one region of the Methyloversatilis discipulorum genome:
- a CDS encoding filamentous hemagglutinin N-terminal domain-containing protein, whose translation MRSIRRHLAASMSVVMLMASLPVRADLTPDATAAAHQQARVGTVGGVSVVDIVAADARGTSHNRWSAFDVPARGLVLNNAPTGASSALVGSVPANTNLGGAAASLIVNEVTGNRPSALLGHIEVAGQAARLVIANPNGISCDGCGFVGTPHVQLTTGRPVWADGALHFDVTGGRIDIGASGLAALAARIDLVAQTVRTRGELRTTGDARLFAGRAVVDSTSLVPDDLAAYPQGSDDFIAIDIGQTVSAGSIQLIAMGENIGVRTSAPLLAAADILIASRQTVLLDAAVSAGRDVEFYNIGAMDSALSASVEAGRHLHFVGTGLDLAAAASMSAGGDIGLGFVGDNSDGWTALRNAGRIEAGGALSMSGLGMGLNTGVIRSGGTMNAAAATVRVPDHQRHLTGAHSSRAIDDERAPVRMLNAGTMSAGLDLFVNAADNEGGSLVAARDLFLWQEPQQSAASGNASAGRDLFLFAPVPDEHEPPQVSGRLFRAASDLYLLDAPDILSGHDTLRTQLLAGTATTNGSGTDDYVNRDTLAAGRDLQVLLDARFANASVIEAGRDLTIVAKEVSNETRVDSRRVEVAYEYFDGCRTEYAGVCSADIEQPAAPATMVAGRDLTVSAQRFVNRGARVLAGGRIDITAPDFLNEDRRYGAAWSSRYSLIDPDTQFGDDGSCGDVATDVCLDPIDWMRSASGSVELGVLPGIIQAGADFSVGQPPDGAAGGTPGGGSPPPPAPVPSADRSALLLASLARLIDQGPGSLGNVPAALSSFVNTGSIHAGSMAVRADHIRNGFDVVADYYHRTAELSLPPAAIDVAAYGAHGGLAVPPGDYSGAALMRLLPANLASSAPFALTPEEEAAALRNALLATTHRGWILPGLSWDPLTGQSPEAQQRTLLAANGYAFAVEHGIPMGAALGEAQQSLLRSPILWYVERDGALRPWIYLPEDWQSQLAVIPGGLLDADVGIVIVGSTVDNTGFVLSDGTLSVTADELLNRKRSAYYYEEFKVDGGTLIVEGSQVQAGGFMQAAHWALDVDRIQSLSGEFRLLGDSAEETQLRSAAFEAQLIDELGSRFVRDVARDDLHYRFEKDFGFSDVMGLATSFLVASMIGMDVSTFIGSFASPGSAFAAASSAGAAGFGNTVASAFVTQTISSSVGQMVASGRLDIGNALNSGLAAGLSAGSAQWTGTTFNDPLERFAARALTSGLIGEVTGSSFEAALLYSAVNQASALGAGRIGDGVFGEHGSVGHLLAHGALGAMAEAARGGDPMAGAIGAMTAVLVERPIDASLGLSGSPGGDALLTALSMMAGGAAAEGVGGNAVSGALAAQNVTLFNYLTHAESQALERLRQKCSIASRCTDADRMEMRRLGTLDRNRDEALSTACSAPSSTACQAAYLDLARAVASYQERRIEPGSVTDRELASIQALETMYRMRMTHAMVYNVVDGAAQSVATGLAGTIELGTLLIRAPVDPAARDALAQLAVATGQFLQSPIDTIEQGIKAQLDEAARLEAAGEIDAAQRMRAALFTDGALTVVGGGTLITRAWKHGVRSPPSETPRVPLDAGAGQLPDRQGASQLDSQVPPTSEGRATDNPSSTIRLEFDRVSRTWTTPAGLEYGQGSVHGNRIKHVLDHAVPNPGKTTHSVFNVRREEVLGLVDEAWVNRSTPLPNDPGAYVIPMGRVVGTAGEKSIKIIVRPGTNKIITAYPVR comes from the coding sequence ATGCGCTCGATCCGTCGCCACCTTGCGGCATCGATGTCCGTCGTCATGCTGATGGCTTCGCTGCCCGTGCGTGCCGACCTGACGCCGGACGCGACGGCCGCCGCGCATCAGCAGGCGCGCGTCGGAACGGTCGGGGGCGTGTCAGTCGTCGACATCGTGGCCGCCGATGCGCGCGGCACATCGCACAACCGCTGGTCGGCCTTCGATGTACCTGCACGTGGGCTGGTGCTGAACAATGCACCGACGGGAGCCAGTTCAGCATTGGTCGGATCGGTGCCGGCCAACACGAATCTTGGTGGTGCGGCAGCAAGCCTCATCGTCAACGAGGTGACTGGCAATCGACCAAGCGCGCTGCTGGGGCACATCGAAGTGGCCGGACAAGCGGCGCGTCTGGTCATCGCCAATCCGAACGGCATCAGCTGTGACGGCTGCGGCTTCGTCGGCACGCCGCACGTGCAGCTGACGACCGGTCGGCCGGTCTGGGCAGACGGCGCACTGCATTTCGACGTGACCGGTGGCCGCATCGACATCGGTGCCAGCGGGCTGGCCGCGCTGGCGGCGCGCATAGACCTGGTCGCGCAGACCGTGCGCACGCGTGGCGAGCTGCGCACGACCGGCGACGCACGGCTGTTTGCAGGCCGGGCCGTGGTCGATAGCACGTCGCTGGTCCCGGACGACCTCGCGGCGTATCCGCAGGGCAGCGATGATTTCATCGCCATCGACATCGGCCAGACCGTCAGCGCCGGCAGCATCCAGCTGATAGCGATGGGCGAGAACATCGGCGTGCGCACCTCTGCGCCGCTGCTCGCGGCCGCCGACATCCTGATCGCGTCGCGCCAGACCGTGCTGCTCGACGCCGCGGTAAGCGCGGGGAGAGACGTCGAGTTCTACAACATCGGCGCCATGGACTCCGCGCTGTCCGCGTCGGTCGAGGCTGGCCGCCATCTGCACTTCGTCGGCACCGGTCTCGATCTCGCGGCGGCCGCGAGCATGAGCGCGGGTGGCGACATCGGTCTGGGCTTCGTCGGCGACAACTCTGACGGCTGGACGGCGCTGCGCAACGCCGGGCGCATCGAGGCCGGCGGCGCGCTGTCGATGTCCGGTCTCGGCATGGGCCTGAACACGGGTGTCATCCGCTCGGGCGGCACGATGAACGCAGCCGCGGCGACAGTGCGCGTGCCCGATCATCAGCGCCATCTGACGGGCGCTCATTCCAGTCGCGCGATCGATGACGAGCGGGCGCCAGTGCGGATGCTCAACGCCGGCACGATGTCGGCCGGACTTGATCTGTTCGTGAACGCGGCCGACAACGAGGGCGGCTCGCTGGTCGCAGCGCGTGACCTGTTCCTGTGGCAGGAGCCGCAGCAGTCCGCTGCGTCCGGTAACGCATCGGCCGGGCGCGACCTCTTTCTGTTTGCGCCGGTTCCTGACGAACATGAGCCGCCGCAGGTGAGTGGCCGGCTGTTCCGCGCCGCCAGTGATCTTTACCTGCTCGACGCGCCGGACATCCTGAGCGGCCACGACACGCTGCGCACGCAACTGCTCGCAGGCACGGCAACCACGAACGGGTCGGGCACCGACGACTATGTCAATCGCGACACGCTGGCGGCCGGCCGGGATCTGCAGGTGCTGCTCGACGCGCGCTTCGCCAACGCGTCGGTGATCGAAGCGGGCCGCGATCTGACCATCGTAGCGAAAGAGGTCAGCAACGAAACACGGGTCGACAGCCGCCGTGTCGAGGTCGCTTACGAATACTTCGACGGCTGCCGAACCGAGTATGCCGGCGTCTGCAGCGCCGATATCGAACAGCCGGCGGCGCCAGCGACCATGGTGGCCGGACGCGACCTGACAGTCAGCGCGCAGCGTTTCGTCAATCGCGGTGCGCGCGTGCTCGCTGGCGGACGCATCGATATCACGGCGCCCGACTTCCTGAACGAAGACAGGCGCTACGGCGCGGCCTGGTCCTCGCGCTACTCGCTGATCGATCCGGACACCCAGTTCGGCGACGACGGCAGCTGCGGCGACGTCGCCACCGACGTCTGTCTCGACCCGATCGACTGGATGCGCAGCGCATCCGGCAGCGTCGAGCTGGGCGTGCTGCCGGGCATCATCCAGGCAGGGGCGGACTTTTCGGTCGGCCAGCCTCCGGATGGCGCCGCCGGCGGCACACCGGGTGGAGGCTCGCCTCCGCCGCCTGCCCCGGTCCCGTCGGCTGACCGTTCAGCTCTCTTGCTGGCTTCGCTCGCCCGGCTGATCGACCAGGGGCCGGGCAGCCTGGGCAACGTTCCGGCGGCGCTGTCCTCCTTCGTCAATACCGGCAGCATCCACGCCGGCAGCATGGCGGTACGCGCCGACCACATCCGCAATGGCTTCGACGTGGTCGCGGACTACTACCACCGCACCGCCGAACTGTCGCTGCCGCCGGCCGCCATCGACGTCGCCGCCTACGGTGCCCACGGCGGTCTTGCCGTGCCGCCGGGCGATTACAGCGGCGCCGCACTGATGCGTCTGCTGCCGGCGAACCTCGCCAGCAGCGCACCGTTCGCGCTGACCCCCGAAGAGGAGGCGGCGGCGCTGCGCAACGCGCTGCTCGCGACTACGCACCGTGGCTGGATATTGCCCGGGCTGAGCTGGGACCCGCTGACCGGGCAATCGCCCGAGGCCCAGCAGCGCACGCTGCTGGCGGCCAACGGCTATGCGTTCGCCGTCGAGCACGGCATTCCGATGGGGGCGGCGCTCGGCGAGGCGCAGCAGTCGCTGCTGAGATCGCCCATCCTCTGGTACGTCGAGCGCGATGGCGCACTGCGCCCGTGGATCTATCTGCCGGAGGACTGGCAATCTCAGCTTGCGGTGATTCCGGGCGGTCTGCTCGATGCTGACGTCGGCATCGTCATCGTCGGCAGCACGGTCGACAACACCGGCTTCGTGCTGTCGGACGGAACGCTGTCGGTGACCGCCGACGAACTGCTGAACCGCAAGCGCTCGGCCTATTACTACGAGGAATTCAAGGTCGACGGCGGCACGCTGATCGTCGAAGGCAGCCAGGTCCAGGCCGGCGGTTTCATGCAGGCCGCGCACTGGGCACTCGATGTCGATCGCATCCAGTCGCTGTCCGGCGAGTTCCGTCTGCTCGGCGACAGCGCCGAAGAGACCCAGCTGCGCAGCGCGGCGTTCGAGGCGCAACTGATCGATGAACTGGGCAGCCGTTTCGTGCGCGACGTGGCGCGCGACGACCTGCACTACCGCTTCGAGAAGGACTTCGGCTTCAGCGACGTGATGGGCCTGGCGACCAGCTTCCTGGTCGCCTCGATGATAGGCATGGACGTATCGACCTTCATCGGCAGCTTCGCGTCGCCCGGTTCGGCTTTCGCGGCGGCCTCGTCGGCGGGTGCGGCCGGTTTCGGCAACACCGTGGCCAGCGCCTTCGTGACGCAGACGATCTCGTCGTCGGTCGGCCAGATGGTGGCCAGCGGTCGTCTCGACATCGGCAACGCACTGAACAGCGGCCTCGCTGCCGGCCTCAGTGCCGGATCCGCACAGTGGACCGGCACGACCTTCAACGATCCCCTCGAGCGCTTCGCCGCCCGGGCGCTGACCTCCGGCCTGATCGGCGAGGTGACCGGCAGCAGCTTCGAAGCTGCGCTGCTCTACTCGGCCGTCAATCAGGCCTCCGCCCTGGGCGCAGGCCGGATCGGCGACGGCGTGTTCGGCGAGCACGGCAGCGTCGGCCACCTGCTCGCGCACGGCGCACTGGGCGCGATGGCCGAGGCAGCGCGTGGCGGTGACCCGATGGCAGGTGCCATCGGCGCGATGACCGCAGTACTGGTCGAACGGCCGATCGATGCCAGCCTGGGGCTGAGCGGCAGCCCCGGCGGCGACGCCCTGCTGACCGCTCTCAGCATGATGGCCGGCGGAGCCGCCGCTGAAGGTGTGGGCGGTAATGCGGTGTCGGGTGCGCTGGCGGCGCAGAACGTCACGCTGTTCAACTATCTGACCCACGCTGAATCACAGGCGCTGGAGCGCCTTAGGCAGAAGTGCTCGATCGCCAGCCGCTGCACGGACGCTGACCGCATGGAAATGCGGCGGCTGGGCACGCTCGACCGCAACCGCGACGAAGCCCTGTCGACGGCCTGCTCGGCTCCGTCGAGCACGGCGTGTCAGGCAGCCTATCTCGACCTGGCGCGCGCTGTCGCGAGCTACCAGGAGCGGCGTATCGAGCCCGGTTCCGTTACCGATCGGGAGCTTGCGAGCATCCAGGCGCTGGAGACGATGTACCGCATGCGCATGACCCATGCGATGGTCTACAACGTCGTCGATGGCGCTGCACAGTCCGTCGCCACGGGACTCGCCGGGACGATCGAGCTTGGCACCCTGCTGATACGCGCGCCCGTCGATCCCGCCGCCCGGGACGCGCTGGCGCAGCTGGCAGTTGCTACCGGACAGTTTCTTCAGTCGCCGATCGATACGATCGAACAAGGGATCAAGGCACAGCTTGACGAGGCAGCGCGACTGGAGGCAGCCGGGGAGATCGACGCAGCGCAGCGGATGCGTGCAGCTCTATTCACTGATGGAGCGCTCACCGTTGTCGGCGGTGGAACGCTTATAACGAGGGCATGGAAGCATGGCGTTAGATCTCCGCCAAGTGAGACTCCACGAGTGCCTTTGGATGCGGGCGCAGGACAACTACCAGATCGACAGGGCGCGTCGCAGTTGGATTCTCAGGTTCCCCCGACTAGTGAGGGGCGTGCGACAGATAATCCATCAAGCACTATTAGGCTCGAATTCGACCGTGTGTCCCGAACGTGGACGACACCAGCCGGCCTTGAATACGGGCAGGGGTCCGTACATGGCAATAGAATTAAGCATGTTCTCGATCACGCGGTGCCAAATCCCGGCAAGACTACGCATAGCGTATTCAATGTTCGGCGAGAGGAAGTATTGGGGCTGGTGGATGAAGCATGGGTTAATCGAAGCACGCCGCTTCCGAATGATCCGGGCGCATATGTCATCCCTATGGGACGCGTTGTGGGAACTGCAGGCGAGAAGAGCATCAAAATTATCGTTCGTCCGGGAACCAATAAAATCATCACCGCTTACCCGGTCCGGTGA
- a CDS encoding peptidylprolyl isomerase encodes MTPFRALVCATLLAFAVAVSAASPPDQRTAAAAATQTLALDLLWRRALAAGFDDGTGASDPDRRQAAIDAYVGSRIRPVEPSEQALQARYRDLIGRTGPQEYRIRLLQSDDAAAVRRAHERAKAGVPFAQLAGELSRVPSAARGGELGWIGFASPPTVGHTNGLPLEIARVLPHLAPGEVSEPLALADSWALVLLEAVRDTQRPSFESARETLRALFLRESALAQARALGDEILHEAMGSRP; translated from the coding sequence ATGACCCCGTTTCGAGCCCTCGTCTGCGCCACGCTGCTGGCATTCGCGGTAGCTGTGTCCGCCGCCAGTCCGCCGGACCAACGCACGGCCGCGGCCGCCGCCACGCAGACCCTCGCGCTCGACCTGCTGTGGCGGCGCGCGCTGGCAGCCGGTTTCGACGATGGTACCGGCGCTTCCGACCCAGACCGTAGGCAGGCGGCGATCGACGCCTACGTCGGCAGCCGCATCCGGCCCGTCGAGCCGAGCGAACAGGCGCTGCAGGCGCGCTATCGCGATCTGATCGGGAGGACGGGGCCGCAGGAGTACCGCATCAGGCTGCTGCAGAGCGATGACGCCGCGGCGGTGAGGCGGGCGCACGAGCGTGCGAAGGCCGGCGTTCCGTTCGCGCAGCTTGCCGGCGAACTGTCGCGCGTGCCGTCGGCCGCGCGCGGCGGCGAACTGGGCTGGATCGGCTTCGCCTCGCCGCCGACCGTCGGGCATACGAACGGTCTGCCGCTGGAGATTGCCCGGGTGCTCCCGCATCTCGCGCCCGGAGAAGTGAGCGAGCCACTGGCGCTGGCCGACAGCTGGGCCCTCGTGCTGCTCGAAGCGGTGCGCGATACGCAGCGGCCGTCCTTCGAAAGCGCGCGCGAAACGCTGCGCGCGCTCTTCCTGCGCGAATCGGCGCTGGCGCAGGCGCGCGCACTGGGCGACGAGATCCTCCACGAAGCCATGGGCTCGCGACCGTGA
- a CDS encoding peptidylprolyl isomerase — protein sequence MLNKLIPACLLAVLGLFGAAVAQAQPNGQAEPSDVVEVDRIVAVVNSDAITLFELRSRTEQAIAQLRGRNVTPPPREDFERQVLERMIYEKVQLQHAEETQMRIDDRMLEAALGRIAESNNMNATQLRSAVERDGIPWPRFREDIRKEIILSRLRDREVESRVVVTEGEIDNYLANPERKADQREEFNVSHILLRVPEGASPETLMRLKARADAAMEQLAKGEDFARVAASYSDAPDALSGGSLGWRPLDRLPQLFADMLPNLKPGQVSEVMRSPAGFHIMKLVDKRGGAGASDARVSQTRARHILIKTSEVVNDAEARRRLTGIKERLDNGGDFEELARSNSQDLSAAKGGDLGWLYPGDTVPEFEKVMNALEPGKVSEPVQSPFGWHLIQVVERRVEDVSTERQRAAARLALRERKAEEVYQDWVRQLRDRAYVEIRLNDER from the coding sequence ATGCTGAACAAACTGATTCCGGCCTGCCTGCTGGCCGTTCTGGGCCTCTTCGGTGCAGCGGTCGCACAGGCTCAGCCGAACGGACAGGCCGAGCCCTCCGACGTGGTCGAGGTCGATCGCATCGTCGCCGTGGTCAATAGCGACGCGATCACCCTGTTCGAACTGCGTTCGCGTACCGAACAGGCCATCGCCCAGCTGCGCGGACGAAACGTGACACCGCCGCCGCGCGAGGACTTCGAACGCCAGGTGCTGGAGCGGATGATTTACGAGAAGGTGCAGCTGCAGCACGCGGAAGAGACGCAGATGCGCATCGACGACCGCATGCTCGAAGCCGCGCTCGGGCGCATTGCCGAGAGCAACAACATGAACGCGACGCAGCTGCGTTCTGCGGTCGAGCGCGACGGCATCCCGTGGCCGCGCTTCCGCGAGGACATCCGCAAGGAAATCATCCTCAGCCGCCTGCGTGACCGCGAGGTCGAAAGCCGCGTCGTGGTGACCGAGGGCGAGATCGACAACTATCTCGCCAACCCGGAACGCAAGGCCGACCAGCGCGAGGAATTCAATGTGTCGCACATCCTGCTGCGCGTACCCGAAGGGGCCAGCCCGGAGACGCTGATGCGGCTGAAGGCACGTGCCGACGCGGCGATGGAACAGCTGGCCAAGGGCGAGGATTTCGCGCGCGTCGCGGCTTCCTATTCGGATGCGCCGGACGCACTGTCGGGCGGCAGCCTGGGCTGGCGTCCGCTCGACCGTCTGCCGCAGCTGTTCGCCGACATGCTGCCCAATCTGAAGCCGGGGCAGGTGAGCGAGGTGATGCGCAGCCCGGCCGGCTTTCACATCATGAAGCTGGTGGACAAGCGCGGCGGTGCCGGCGCCAGCGATGCCCGCGTCAGTCAGACGCGCGCCCGTCACATCCTGATCAAAACCTCGGAAGTGGTGAATGACGCCGAGGCGCGCCGCCGCCTGACCGGCATCAAGGAACGCCTGGACAACGGCGGCGATTTCGAGGAACTGGCGCGCTCCAACTCGCAGGATCTGTCCGCCGCCAAGGGCGGCGACCTCGGCTGGCTCTACCCGGGCGACACGGTGCCGGAGTTCGAGAAGGTGATGAATGCGCTCGAACCGGGCAAGGTGAGCGAACCGGTGCAGTCGCCTTTCGGCTGGCATCTGATCCAGGTGGTCGAACGCCGGGTCGAGGACGTATCGACCGAACGTCAGCGTGCCGCCGCGCGCCTCGCGCTGCGCGAGCGCAAGGCGGAAGAGGTGTATCAGGACTGGGTGCGTCAGCTGCGCGACCGCGCTTACGTCGAAATCCGTCTGAACGACGAGCGATGA
- a CDS encoding DUF2892 domain-containing protein, whose product MKSNVGGIDKILRIVVGAALIALAAMGQIGVWGYIGVVPLLTGLFNFCPVYPLLGISTCGIRKDA is encoded by the coding sequence ATGAAAAGCAATGTGGGCGGCATCGACAAGATCCTGCGCATCGTCGTCGGCGCCGCGCTGATCGCGCTGGCGGCGATGGGCCAGATAGGCGTGTGGGGCTATATCGGCGTGGTGCCGTTGCTGACCGGGCTGTTCAATTTCTGCCCGGTCTATCCGCTGCTGGGCATCAGCACCTGCGGCATCCGCAAGGACGCCTGA
- the rsmA gene encoding 16S rRNA (adenine(1518)-N(6)/adenine(1519)-N(6))-dimethyltransferase RsmA translates to MEQHRARKRFGQNFLVDGNIIRKIVAAIDPKPGQVMVEIGPGLGAMTRPVTERIDRLHVVEIDRDLAQRLREGDLASKLEIHETDALKFDFGALGDDVRVIGNLPYNISSPLLFHLAEHAEHVRDMTFMLQKEVVDRIVAAPDSDEYGRLSVMLQYRFECAHLFDVPPGAFRPAPKVMSAIVHLRPRPVEELTARDPLLMSAIVKAAFGQRRKTLRNTLREHLDTADWDALGIDPSRRGETLEVADYVRIANHCAERR, encoded by the coding sequence ATGGAACAGCACCGCGCCCGCAAACGCTTCGGCCAGAACTTCCTGGTCGACGGCAACATCATCCGCAAGATCGTCGCGGCCATCGATCCGAAACCCGGTCAGGTGATGGTAGAGATCGGCCCGGGGCTGGGCGCGATGACGCGGCCGGTGACTGAGCGGATCGATCGCCTGCACGTCGTCGAGATCGACCGCGATCTCGCGCAGCGTCTGCGCGAGGGCGATCTGGCGTCGAAGCTCGAAATACACGAAACCGACGCGCTGAAGTTCGACTTCGGCGCGCTTGGCGACGACGTGCGGGTGATCGGCAATCTGCCGTACAACATTTCCAGCCCGCTGCTGTTCCACCTCGCCGAGCACGCCGAACACGTGCGCGACATGACCTTCATGCTGCAGAAGGAAGTGGTCGATCGCATCGTTGCCGCGCCGGACTCCGACGAGTACGGCCGGCTGTCGGTCATGCTGCAGTACCGCTTCGAATGTGCCCACCTGTTCGACGTGCCGCCGGGCGCCTTCCGGCCGGCGCCCAAGGTGATGTCGGCCATCGTGCATCTGCGTCCGCGCCCGGTCGAAGAGCTGACCGCACGCGATCCGCTGCTGATGTCGGCCATCGTCAAGGCCGCCTTCGGACAGCGCCGCAAGACGCTGCGCAACACGCTGCGCGAGCACCTCGATACGGCGGACTGGGACGCGCTGGGCATCGACCCGTCACGCCGCGGCGAAACCCTCGAAGTCGCTGACTACGTGCGAATCGCCAACCACTGCGCCGAGCGCCGCTGA
- the pdxA gene encoding 4-hydroxythreonine-4-phosphate dehydrogenase PdxA codes for MNRPRIAVTSGEPAGVGPELCAALSGRRFAARLVVLGDAGLIAERAQAAGLEVQLRAYDPASDADDGALEVLHSPLAVPSAAGRLDVANARYVLSLLDRARDGCVSGEFAAMVTAPLHKGVINDAGVPFSGHTEYLADSTGTPRVVMMLAGRTGANADGPWLRVALATTHLPLSAVPAAITRESLTQTLRILDADLRTRFDIARPHIVVAGLNPHAGEGGHMGREEIDVIAPVLDTLRAEGMDLEGPLPADTLFVPRHLDGADAVLAMFHDQGLPVLKYATFGHGINITLGLPIIRTSVDHGTALDLAGSGRADAGSLIEAVEAAIAMSRH; via the coding sequence GTGAACCGTCCCCGCATCGCAGTCACCAGCGGCGAACCGGCAGGCGTCGGCCCCGAACTGTGCGCGGCCCTGAGCGGCCGACGCTTCGCCGCCCGGCTGGTGGTGCTCGGCGATGCAGGCCTGATTGCAGAACGCGCACAGGCGGCCGGTCTAGAGGTGCAACTGCGCGCGTATGACCCGGCAAGCGACGCCGACGACGGCGCGCTCGAAGTGCTGCACAGTCCGCTGGCCGTGCCCTCGGCGGCTGGACGGCTCGACGTCGCCAACGCCCGCTACGTGCTGTCCTTGCTCGACCGCGCCCGCGACGGCTGCGTCAGCGGCGAGTTCGCCGCCATGGTCACCGCGCCGCTGCACAAGGGCGTCATCAACGACGCCGGCGTGCCCTTCTCCGGTCACACCGAATACCTGGCCGACAGCACCGGCACGCCGCGCGTCGTCATGATGCTGGCCGGCCGCACCGGCGCGAACGCCGACGGCCCCTGGCTGCGCGTCGCGCTCGCCACCACGCACCTGCCGCTGTCCGCCGTGCCAGCCGCCATCACCCGCGAATCGCTGACGCAGACGCTGCGCATCCTCGACGCCGACCTGCGTACGCGCTTCGATATCGCCCGACCGCACATCGTTGTCGCCGGCCTGAATCCGCACGCCGGCGAGGGCGGTCACATGGGGCGCGAGGAGATCGACGTGATCGCGCCGGTGCTCGACACGCTGCGCGCCGAAGGCATGGACCTCGAAGGCCCGCTGCCGGCCGACACGCTGTTCGTGCCGCGCCACCTGGACGGCGCCGACGCCGTGCTTGCGATGTTCCACGACCAGGGCCTGCCGGTGCTGAAGTACGCGACCTTCGGCCACGGCATCAACATCACGCTCGGTCTGCCCATCATCCGCACCTCGGTCGATCACGGTACCGCGCTCGACCTGGCCGGCAGCGGCCGCGCCGATGCCGGCAGTCTGATCGAGGCGGTGGAGGCGGCCATTGCGATGAGCCGGCACTGA
- a CDS encoding ShlB/FhaC/HecB family hemolysin secretion/activation protein, with protein MSLARCIVCCILALLGTLQVHAREPAERLLDEQRQAAERSRLERDALPPADAPAPALHVRPDSVVEDGVVIERPSIEIDAAGLLPAHVLASLTDEFSAVPLGVRRIALLLRRLDARLVEAGWITSRSRLATLDPARNLLRIEVVPGRVEVIRSTDAPPSAVARAFPLAPGDVLTQEALEQGVQQINRLRMVQAQVRVLPGAQDGRSVIDLALRPGQSTSVSIGADNLGTRSTGTGRARVGLRFGNRLGLFEDIQLMHLRSAHSEALLASLSVPDGFNTWSATLSGSSSDSTLAGLSFDSSARTAVIGWNRVLTLDAERRDALDLSVQRTRIARTLGPVELDTRRSTVARLAWSRTGRFGHVQYFVEPSLSVGLRSFGAEVDAERLPASHTHYQFAKWSLAAAAVARDDGGRIEFASQLTLQRTGVSLPGAEQLLLGGLNTVRGFDEAAVAGDTGYLLRCEVRFPGVFGRDTRVATPFVHFDQGATRLIEGARMTLAGAGAGVRGSTPDFVWEAVISTPLRRPEALPDSGWTIRFALGYAI; from the coding sequence ATGTCGCTCGCCCGCTGCATCGTGTGCTGCATCCTTGCGCTGCTCGGCACGCTCCAGGTGCATGCGCGGGAGCCAGCCGAGCGCCTGCTCGACGAACAGCGTCAGGCCGCGGAGCGCTCGCGACTGGAACGCGACGCACTGCCACCTGCGGACGCACCCGCTCCGGCGCTGCACGTGCGGCCCGACTCGGTCGTCGAGGACGGCGTCGTGATCGAGCGGCCATCGATAGAGATCGACGCCGCAGGCCTGTTGCCGGCGCATGTGCTGGCCTCGCTGACCGACGAGTTCTCCGCTGTGCCGCTCGGCGTACGCCGCATCGCGCTGCTGCTTCGCCGCTTGGACGCCCGGCTGGTCGAAGCAGGCTGGATCACCAGCCGGTCGCGTCTGGCCACCCTCGACCCTGCGCGAAATCTGCTCCGTATCGAAGTCGTGCCCGGTCGTGTCGAGGTCATCCGCTCGACCGATGCGCCACCGTCGGCGGTCGCGCGGGCCTTTCCGCTGGCTCCCGGTGATGTACTGACGCAGGAGGCGCTCGAACAGGGCGTACAGCAGATCAACCGGCTGCGCATGGTGCAGGCTCAGGTGCGTGTGCTGCCCGGCGCACAGGACGGCCGCAGCGTGATCGATCTCGCGCTGCGGCCCGGGCAGAGCACCTCGGTCTCCATCGGCGCGGACAATCTGGGCACGCGGTCGACCGGAACCGGCCGCGCCCGCGTCGGCCTGCGCTTCGGCAATCGCCTCGGACTGTTCGAGGACATCCAGCTCATGCATCTGCGCAGCGCCCACAGTGAGGCCCTGCTGGCGTCGCTGTCGGTGCCCGATGGCTTCAATACCTGGTCGGCGACGCTGTCCGGCTCCAGTTCGGACAGCACGCTTGCCGGGCTGTCCTTCGACAGCTCAGCACGGACTGCCGTCATCGGCTGGAACCGCGTGCTCACCCTCGATGCAGAGCGACGCGACGCGCTCGATCTGAGCGTCCAGCGCACGCGCATCGCACGCACGCTCGGACCGGTCGAACTCGACACCCGCCGCAGCACCGTGGCGCGTCTTGCGTGGAGCCGGACCGGGCGCTTCGGCCACGTCCAGTACTTCGTCGAACCTTCGCTGTCGGTCGGGCTGCGGTCCTTCGGCGCCGAGGTCGATGCTGAGCGACTGCCAGCCAGTCACACCCACTACCAGTTCGCCAAGTGGTCGCTGGCCGCTGCGGCCGTGGCGAGGGACGACGGCGGGCGCATCGAATTCGCGTCGCAACTGACGCTACAGCGCACCGGCGTCAGCCTGCCCGGCGCAGAACAGCTGCTGCTCGGAGGGCTGAACACGGTGCGCGGCTTCGACGAGGCAGCGGTGGCCGGCGATACCGGCTACCTGCTGCGCTGCGAAGTGCGCTTCCCGGGTGTTTTCGGCCGCGACACTCGGGTGGCCACACCGTTCGTCCATTTCGATCAGGGCGCGACGCGGCTGATCGAAGGGGCGCGCATGACGCTGGCGGGCGCCGGAGCCGGTGTGCGCGGCAGCACCCCGGACTTCGTATGGGAAGCCGTCATCAGCACGCCGCTACGGCGCCCCGAGGCGCTTCCCGACAGTGGCTGGACCATTCGCTTTGCCCTCGGCTATGCCATCTGA